The following are encoded together in the Panicum virgatum strain AP13 chromosome 6K, P.virgatum_v5, whole genome shotgun sequence genome:
- the LOC120712447 gene encoding malate dehydrogenase, chloroplastic-like — MASTVTFTSVSAQAGLIQKPRNNGVTSYSGLKTSSSSSVSFGLESSFLGRNASLRASVAPRIVPKVASGSQISPQASYKVAVLGAAGGIGQPLGLLIKMSPLVSELHLYDIANVKGVAADLSHCNTPAQVLDFTGPSELANCLKGVDVVVIPAGVPRKPGMTRDDLFNINASIVKSLVEAVADNCPDAFIHIISNPVNSTVPIAAEVLKQKGVYNPKKLFGVTTLDVVRANTFVAQKKNLKLIDVDVPVVGGHAGITILPLLSKTRPSVTFTGEETEELTKRVQNAGTEVVEAKAGAGSATLSMAYAAARFVESSLRALAGDPDVYECTFIQSEVTDLPFFASRVKLGKNGVESVVSADLEGVTEYEAKALEVLKAELKGSIEKGIAFANKQQEAAASV, encoded by the coding sequence ATGGCGTCAACTGTTACCTTCACCTCAGTTAGTGCTCAGGCGGGGCTGATCCAAAAGCCAAGGAACAATGGTGTCACAAGCTACTCTGGTTTAaagacatcatcatcatcatctgtaAGCTTTGGATTGGAGTCGTCATTCCTCGGCAGGAATGCATCCCTCCGGGCATCTGTCGCTCCAAGGATTGTGCCGAAAGTGGCGTCTGGGTCTCAGATATCTCCTCAGGCATCTTACAAAGTGGCCGTGCTTGGTGCTGCCGGTGGAATCGGACAACCCCTAGGCCTTTTGATCAAGATGTCCCCTCTCGTGTCAGAGCTGCATCTGTATGATATTGCAAATGTCAAGGGTGTTGCCGCGGATCTTAGCCATTGCAACACACCTGCTCAGGTTCTGGACTTCACTGGCCCCTCGGAATTGGCAAACTGCTTGAAAGGTGTGGATGTTGTTGTCATCCCCGCTGGAGTCCCAAGGAAGCCGGGCATGACTCGTGATGACCTCTTTAACATCAATGCAAGCATAGTCAAGTCACTTGTCGAGGCTGTTGCGGACAACTGCCCAGATGCGTTCATCCATATCATCAGCAACCCAGTGAACTCCACAGTGCCAATTGCTGCTGAGGTTCTGAAGCAGAAGGGTGTCTACAACCCCAAGAAGCTTTTTGGAGTTACCACCCTGGATGTTGTCAGGGCCAATACATTTGTGGCACAGAAGAAGAATCTCAAGCTCATTGATGTTGATGTCCCAGTTGTCGGTGGCCATGCTGGAATCACAATTCTTCCGTTATTGTCGAAGACCAGGCCATCTGTCACCTTCACAGGCGAGGAAACTGAGGAGCTGACGAAGAGGGTACAGAATGCCGGGACAGAGGTGGTGGAGGCCAAGGCTGGTGCAGGGTCTGCTACCCTGTCCATGGCCTACGCTGCTGCTAGATTTGTCGAGTCATCTCTCCGTGCACTGGCTGGTGATCCAGATGTTTATGAGTGCACATTCATCCAGTCCGAGGTTACTGATCTGCCTTTCTTTGCATCAAGAGTCAAGCTCGGGAAGAATGGTGTTGAATCTGTTGTTTCTGCTGACCTCGAGGGAGTGACTGAGTATGAGGCCAAGGCGCTTGAGGTGCTGAAGGCTGAGCTGAAGGGAAGCATTGAGAAGGGCATTGCGTTCGCGAACAAACAGCAGGAAGCTGCTGCGTCTGTTTGA